Below is a window of Verrucomicrobiota bacterium DNA.
GCGTCACGCGAACTCACGACACTGGTCCATTGCGGCCAGAACCTGCTGAGGGGATTGCGCCTGGGCCTGGACTTGGGATCTGAGGGCATGCATTGCCGAAAACGCTCTAGCAATAAAAGAGCTTTAATGGAGGTGCGGGTTATCTTTTCGAGGCGCTGCGACCTTGAGAAGATAGCTAGGCGCTCAAACGAAGCCGTAGTAGCCCTACGGCAACCGAGCAGCAACACCGCCCCACGCCAAAAGCACAAGCCTACCTATTATTTCCGCCGCCGTTGAGGATAGAGAGTAGTCGGAGCATCGAAACATACAGCCAGACGACGGTCACCAGCAGTCCGAAGGCCCCATACCATTCCATATATTTGGGAGCATTGCCCGAGGAGGCCGATTGTCCGATGAACTCAAAATCGATGATGAGGTTCAGTGCGGCGACGACGACGATCACGAGACTGAAGATAAGGCCGAGTTGACCTCCACCGAAGATGGGCAACTGGATATGAAAGAAGGAGAGAATCATCCCCAGCAGATAGGTGAGCATGATACCAATAGTGGCTCCGACAACGACTTTCATGAACATTGGAGTGGCGCGGAGGATGTTCCCCTGGAAGAGAAAGAGCATGCCGGCAAAGGTGCCGAAGGTGAGCATGACCGCCTGGATGGCAATTCCGTGAGTCTTGGCCTCGTACATGGCCGAGATGCCGCCGACAAAAAGTCCCTCGCAGAGTGCGTAGATGGGGGCAGTGATCGGTGCCCAGTCCTGCTTAAAGCAGGTTACCATGGCCAGGATGAATCCAGCAATGGCGCCGACCATGGTGTAGCCCATCCCAGCTGAAGAATATCCCCCACGAGTGGCGCTCCAGGTGTAGGCAGCACCGACGATGGTCAGAAGCAGGAGAATGGCAGATTTGTTGACTGTGCCCCGAAGGGTCATGACTCCAGATGCGGAGGATCCGGCTACATTGAAATCGGCGCGATCGAGGACAGGATTGGACATAGGGTGATAGATAAAGCTGACAAGGAGTTCTGTCAATACACCGGGATCCATTCTCGCGCAGAGGCGCAGAGACGCAGAGATGATTTTCTGCAATCAAAGTCAGTTGATTCA
It encodes the following:
- a CDS encoding Bax inhibitor-1/YccA family protein, producing the protein MSNPVLDRADFNVAGSSASGVMTLRGTVNKSAILLLLTIVGAAYTWSATRGGYSSAGMGYTMVGAIAGFILAMVTCFKQDWAPITAPIYALCEGLFVGGISAMYEAKTHGIAIQAVMLTFGTFAGMLFLFQGNILRATPMFMKVVVGATIGIMLTYLLGMILSFFHIQLPIFGGGQLGLIFSLVIVVVAALNLIIDFEFIGQSASSGNAPKYMEWYGAFGLLVTVVWLYVSMLRLLSILNGGGNNR